AATATGCTCGTTAACAGTCAGGAAGTAATCATTGCAGTGAGGAAATAGGTACATAGAATGTCGTTAAAAAGGCAAAAAAGTCATCTTGAGAGCTGCAGCGCGGATCCCTCAAAATTAAGTAAGTTATAAGGAAATTGCTGAGTTTCCACTGTGGCAGGGAGTGATGATTTTTCTTTACGACACCACTACAAACAACGGGGTCCCATTTTACGATAGGCTGGTTTTATTGTATCTTTAAATATTGTGATTATCATCGGACGCCTGGTTGTGTTCGCAGCAGAAAAGGGGACCATCTCATCGATCCCCCATTAACCCATCGGCCCCAGCCGCGGCTTCCCCCTCCTCCGGCAAATTTCTTCACCTCATCGAAATTCTTAAGTGTCCGTCAAAATTGTCAAGTTCTAGTTCACCTTACCTCGATGGCAAGGTAAATTGCCGCTGCTGGGAGCAGTGGAAATTAGGGTAAAACTTTAAAGGTGACGACTTCAGCACAGCCAAGCATGTATTTTGCATACTTCCTTTCATCGAGGTCAGCTTCTACCCAAAATCACCTCCGCTAAGCCTTTTTGTAGTGACTTGCGCTAATTGCGTGAAGAACAGCACTTGGCTTATCAGATCTCCGAGGAGGTACCATACTTACAGTCTATGGCGGGAAACTGGACGACGGTCTAGTTTATAGCTCTGGAATAAAGACGTTCTCGAGGGGCAGGGACATAAATGACAACAAACGCTCCGCCATCGCAATGCACGACCAATGGCCAGCCGTATGGGTAAGGCCACAGATGAAATGTTGTCGAGAATGTCAACATTCCGGATCAAATGGCAACAACGAGACAGACCTGTCAGGCACGATGTCATTTTCATTAGCgcgtactactggggacaaaagtttcctggacgcgagttctaggaaaaacgtttattgtagctgtCGCCTGATATTGTGGAGAGAGGAAGAAGCATCTataggcctttaatgccttcgtACAATATCAGGTGACTGGCTAGTGAGGTGGAGCCACAATAAACTTTTTTCCAAGAACTGGCGTCCCGGACAAATTTTGTCCCCATTAGTACATTATATCTGGAGTTTTCCATGACGACAAATCACGCCGTTTACCCCGGAGACATGAAGTAGTCCGAGACAAGCGTTTAAGTAAGAAAACGAGCTCTTCCATTATCACTAATGCACCGTGGGGTCCGTGCAAAAGAGAGGTATCGCTGTAAAACAAAGCCTAAACAGAGCTTTCAGTTTGCCGACCAAAATAAAGACGGCAATGGCCACCGCCTCACCTCGAGTGACCAGGATGGCGACCACCGCCCACGACGGAGAGGCCGGCCTTCTTGTCGGCCTTAGGCTCGGAGGCTGGCTTCTTGAGGCTGGGCTTCTTGGGGCTGTGATGATGTGCCTTGTGCTTCCCTGGCCCTCCTGCGGGGGGCAGGGGAGACAACGGGAACGTGGAAGACTTCTGCATGGCTGAATGGGCGATGCctctacttctttttttagatagAAGACTGTCAGAAACGAGCAATGGCGGCGGGCTCCTTCTACTTCTTCCTCTTCCTGGGCGGTGCGTACCAGACAGTGGCACGCGGGTTCGTGTGATTCCGTGTCCAAAAAGGTGCAGcctttgctgctgttgttgcctctgaagctatGCCACAAAGACGACACTGACTTTAAATCCACTGTCATAGACGTGTACTCAAGGAACCTCTGcggatgttggaaacgaaggcgctcacgcATCTTCCTACGCGCTATGGGAGCGAAGGGTCCACTCTTCGAGCTGCAACCTTCAAGGTCAACAAGTTTTCACTTTTAACTTGAGCCAGGCTTCACACgcctgacgtcataccacgtgaccgGCCGCAGCTGgagccgagctccgcctgcgctgcgccgctcgactcgcCGCTGCGCCCAGCCTTCGCCGTACCACGTGACATAACCACGTGTCATAACCACGTGATATAACCACGCGCGCGCCTCACCGCGCTTGCTTCAGTCGGAGCCGTTGGGGGCCCGACTCTGCGGAGCGATGGAGGCCGGGCTTCCACTCGTCTCGTTAGGTATAACTGAGTTAAATTCCAGCCATTTTCCCCCTGGCCCCCCAACATTCGCAGGAGCATAATTATTCAGTTGCGCTACTGAGCTATAGGGATTTACTCCAACATTTGAGATTAACGAGGAAGGTATACGCCGAACCGCACCAACACCTAAACAGGGAGCAAGGGGTCATTGTAAGTAAATTTCTTTTGAATACTTATATAAATACCGTCAAATACTGCTATAAGTTTTCAAATTCGCACGATCCGCATTGGACTTCTTTCGGTGAAGTGGCTAACTTACACCTTTGTTATTGGCATGCTACAGAGCCCagctataccaagaatcaataacccaacaactcaggactgggaggcggcgctgtacAGCTTACATTCTGTCGGCGGGATCAAGCAGTGATCGCTGGAAAAGGCTTGcgcgtttatggtttatggtggtttaacgtcccaaagcgactcagactacgagagacgccgtagggaagagctccggaaattttgaccacctggggttcttttacgtgcactgacatcgcccagcacacgggcctctagaattcacctccatcgaaattcgaccgccgcggtcgggatcgaacccgcgtctttcgggtcaggagccaaGCACGTGAAGGTATCCGCGTGAAGGTATACGTGAAGGTATCCGCGATATTGTTTTTTATTACAAAATGGATACCTTCAGGTAACGGAGAAAGAAGTTGTTTAATAAATTCGCTGGGGAAACAAATTGTCGCTGAATATGACAATAAATATTGGTTGCTATTGGGTAAAAGTCTGAAATTGTCATCCCTCATGCGCAAGTTTTAGTGCGCTAAGAAAGCTTAAAGAGAaaaactgatatatatatatatatatatatatatatatatatatatatatatatatatatatatatatatatatatatatatatatatatatatatatatatattcgaaaaaggctggtcctccagccgaaacgtcgtgaattaaatcctgttatgtttcatcaatttttggtgattttatattatattgaccaaatcagctgccagaaatcacttttggtatatatatatatatatatatatatatatatatatatatatatatatatatatatatatatatatatatatatatatatatatatatatatatatatatatatatatacattcacTACTATATGTGGTTAGAACACAGTATCCTATCGATAAAGACCAACTTAAAATTGCCCTCATGGTCCCTTTAATGAATAGAGTGCTCTCAAGCGAAGGTCCTCGTGAAATGCAAACATCATTGCTTTAGCAGAAAAACTACGGTGCCACAAAGGTTAGTTCTTCAAAGGGCAACCATTACTCCCTTCGGGGCTCACCGGAAAAGAACACCAGTCGCAGTTTGCCTTCCCACGGATTAGCCGTTCGGCGGGATGATTAGAACCGCAGTTATTTCCGTTCTGTTCACTTTCCAGCGAGATAGAGGGAGTCCAGTGATGTCCGAAACCCAGAGGCAGCGACAGCACTCCAAATAGAAACATTACAGGATTTCACTTACGTCTGCTTAGGAGCAGAAATAAGAAAGCCTTTCCTAGCTTGTCCTCTCTTTCTtcctccatttttcattttcttttgttttcttcagtttttgttACTTTTCTTATGTacgtttattttcatttttgttttaatcTATTAGAAATTTATCAtcactttctgttttcatttttaatttctgtttatttcatcacatatatgttgctgaatcaacttttacatttttgttttatttaccatacagCTTATGATTGACAactcgtgcggacaacttccggcTACAACTTGCATCTACAACTTCGGACCATGCCACTCatcagccaagaaaggcttacgccttaaaaaaaCACCTCATAGGCAGGCTAGAGTCTTCAACACATTCATACTAAGCGTGTCCTCGACGCCGCCGCGGTCCCTTACAGAATGGCCGATAGAAAGTCTGTAGACTTCCTATAGAACTATTGCCTTgctataaatatttatttttgtctattcatagtctatatacaAACTAAATGttcatggccataaatatatagattgtctatagactatttaggttttgtattgtctatagacttttctatagagtttgtctatagagattCTTTAGACTTTATTGACAaaagtctatagacggtctatagactgcaTAAAGGAATATTTGTAAGGTGTGGCTCAGTGCctattatggcgctcggctgctgacccgaaagacgcgggttcgatcctggccgcggtggtcgcatttcgctggaggcgaaatgccagaagctcgtgtagtgtgcgatgtcagcgcacgttaaagaacaccaggtggtcgaaattatccggagcccgtccctcatagccttgagtctcttcgggacgttaaacccgataaaacCAAACCTAGGCGTGGTCTCGGTGCAATTAACATCCATAATCCATGTATACGCCCCTGCCTCCAACATCTATTCTGCGAAGAACTTCATGACCTTGTCTCCAGGAATGCGTCCCGTATCGCCTGGGCTTTGCAGGCATGCGAGCAATACGGTGTCAAAGTGTACGCATTATcagcttttcttttgcttttacgCAACCGCCCAGAGCGCAGCTCGGTGTTCGATGCATTTTCTCCTACCTTCTGTTCTTATCTTTGCTCTTGTACGACCGCAGCATCGTCCCAGCTATCACCTAAAGGAACACGCGTCGCTAAGATAAACCCGTATACACAGGTTCTATATCGGCCGTCTCGTCCGGGTCCGTACTTCCCAGGACAGTTCACGTACCACGTCGTCTCGCTTGCTACGCAGACTGGAACAGGTTGAAGCAGTGCCGCGATAGACGTGTGACTTCCAATTCTCCCACAAAGGACGTAACTCCAAACGTCGGCAAGAGGTGCGAAGATTTCAATCGTGGACATACACTTACGGCTGCTCCCGGCGCTTGGGTGAGCATCACTATTTGCTGAGCTTACGATCGAAGGTAATGACAATTGAGAAAATCTTGTGCAAGCGAGGGGACGAAGGCGTAAGGAAGCGCGAGCGTCAACCGAAGCTGATATCTAGATTTCTCGCTGGTTTCTCGAGACCACGCTTTCGAAAGTGAAACTCACACGCACGTACTCTAATGTGCCGTTAGGGAAACGAGGCATTCGTTAGGAGATATGGCTACTGTGCGTATAGACTGCCTTTCTCGCGTCCTGGAGACATTTGTTCCAGATAGTATCTGCATCACAGGctgaacctgaccgcggcggctgcgtttttatggaggaaaaacgctaaggcgcccgtgtgctgtgcgatgtcagtgcacgttaaagatccccaggtggtcgaaattaatccgtagccctccactacggcacctctctcttcctttcttctttcacttcttcctttatcccttcccttacggcgcggttgaggtgtccaacgatatatgagacagatactgcgccattgcctcgccacaaaaaccaattattattattatcatcatcacagGCTCATGTGGTCTAAGCCTTCCATGTGGAGCTTGATACCATATGAAGGTATACTTGCAGGACGACGCAAGGCTTCATGAACGGGGCTCTCCTCTCTCCTACCTTCAGTTAGCATCGCTATGTGTACTCTGGCTCAACATGtttggtgatgatgacgatggatttttgtggcgcaagggcatttgtggccaaagagtgccgtggcacaaggtatatttcttctactcaaggtggggccaaagactcATTCCTAAGCACttcgccctaaagaagccgagcaccaggtggGGGAAAGCTTGTGcatattgtatcaccggtgggtacccggtggcacaggggatcgaaccaagcacctaccgcatgcgaggtggatgctcaaaccactaggccaccgctgctgtaTGTTTGGTCTGGCGCGGTAATTAGCACTAATATCCCGTAATGACGTGGCTGCTGGTGTAACAatgttctgtttatttttaatCATGTCAAGAGATGAAGCGGCATGAGGCATTTGCGAGCGACCGACTTCAAGAAGAATCAAATCGGCCACCCGGGCCACTCACCATTCCAAAACGGAGAGCATATCTGTGGAAATATAACGAAAACAACTCCGAATACTCATGCTGTGGTACTGAATTCTTGAACAGTAAGTAACCAGCTCAGGACACTAGATCACACGAGGTGGAACGGCGTCCGCAAAAGTCACGTCATAtgttttctttcccttttccccctccaagaaaaaaaacgagTAAAATCGGCATTGCGCTATACATACACTTTTCGTGCAGCTTAAtactattgattgattgattgattgattgattgattgattgattgattgattgattgattgattggctgaCTGGATGACTAACTGatagaccgaccgaccgaccgactgagtGGCTGACTGGCTGagtggctgactgactgactgactgactgactgactgactgactgactgactgactgactgactgactgactgactgactgactgactgactgactgactgactgactgactgactgactgactgactgactgactgactgactgactggttgAGTGTTGCACTGAAATTTCAATGCATGAGTGTGTTGTGCATTCCGCCTCCACATACATATGGCCACCGTAGCCAGCATCTAAGCTACGACCTCTTGTACAGTGGCAGAAAGCCGTAGCGATTGAGACACCACGACTGGCCGTGTTGATTAGTTGTGGGCTCTAGACCTAGATGCACTCACTCTTGGGGACATCTGGACAAGGTGACCAGGGATGGCACATTATGAGGCACTCCTTGCCCTCTAGACTGACGTTAcgtaaaaaaacaataacataTTACTAAACTGCTGCAACCAACCTGTGTAACTAAATACCAGACGTTTTATTTCGACCAAACTTAAACTCCTCGCAGAAAAGCACGTTTTCAGGTCTcaaaacaagaaataaacgccCTTCCACTTCAACTGTACCACGTCCCGTCAGTTGCCGTTATAACTTAAGTCCACCTTTATCGTCGCCTTGTGTCAGCAGTCACAATGTGCGAGGCTTTATCTTCCTGCGTCCGTGTGCCGCTTGATACCATGCTTTCGCGAACAATCGCAAGAGTGGTCTTTGTGCAGCGGTCTTTGTGCAACGGTCTTTGTGCAGCTCGTCAAGATATCTGTTCCGAATCAACAATGTGAAGGCGGCCACGAAAGACCGCGTTTCTTTTAAGAGTTGTCGCCTTGGTATCTGTTATTATGAAGCTTTACCCTAGCATAGCTGGCGTAATTCTAGTGAGATCCGGAGAGCGCTAAAATTCGCCAAACTTAACCTGAAGGTGCGTATCTTAGCCCCGAAATACCTAAGCAGTGAAAATGCGGGATGAAATTGGTACACGAAAGTTCGTTCATAAGCTTTCATGAAAGTTCCACAAGGATTTTGTGCATAGAGCTACGCGAAGAGAAGAAGGTTCGTGAAGTTCTGTTCAGCATTTCCTTGTTGCTAGGCCGAAGTAGCACTTGTAGACAAATGATTTCTGGAGTATCAAAACTGGGCCAACGAACACATTTTATTAAAGCGGGATTGTAAGCGTCACGAAGTTCGTGGCTGCCCTGTCTCTCGTTCACTTTTGCGGCCAAGGTTGCCAAGGTGTCTCTGTTTTTAGCGAACTGGTCGCTGCACGGAGGCGAAGATTTTGACCTCCCGCGTGGACTGTTAACACCTCGCGACGCTGGAGGGTCACTCAAGGCCATTACGCCTTCTCCCCGTAGTGTCCCCTAGTCGCGGACGCTTGTATACCATCGCGTGGTCGGAGGTTGCATCATGCAATctgttttaaagtgaaagctttactggccgaacttgcgatttcgccgtggccgcactccgaggaggcacatgacgtcacaacgcgcgcctcgccgcggatatttctctctctctcgctccctagtcacaactgcgcatgcgccactagtagcaccgagccacaggtgttccgccgctgcgcagcgccgcacctttcctcagagtgcaactttcaattttctgttttctctttcttctttccctccctcctttatcccttttttactgtgctgttcaggtgtccaccgagatatgcgagacggttactgggcTTTGCGCGCTCatcgcgccatctggcatgacgtcacatcgcgcggctcgccaccgccgccgtttggtatgacgtcacaccgcgttcctcgtcgtcgcgctcgcctccgctcgcttcgccagctgcgtcgcaagCCTGAtagcatgtcggaggattgaaaaggagagctcgcgtgcgccgctatcacagttgtgtcgtctttattgcgaaaacaacatagctagacaaccagactaacctggacttgcaatcacgattgaccaaggctaaccatgctatgccttagctttcgctacgtatatcttggcatagccgagctaagccactgccaatttttctgaaTCTGCGGGAACTGATACTCTGCCTGCGCAAACCTGGTTCTTAAACCTGCGAGGCTTCGTATTAATGTTTAAGCAGAAACGAAGCGAGGCGATTCTATTCCTGTTGTGCAACTTTGTACTACTCACCTGTGCGGACACCAAAATTCGTGAAATCGTCCCACGTCCCGTGTGAAATTATTGCTGTGGTATCGCTGTAAAATCAAAACTGATATTTATTtcaactcgccgcggtggctcagtggttagggcgctcgcttactgagccggaatacccgggttcgaacccgaacgcggtggccgcgtttcgatggaggcgaaacgcaaaaggcgcccgtgtgctgtgggaagTCAGCACGCGTTACAGGtctccagctggtcgaaattattccggagccctccactacgggacctctttcttcctttcttctctgagtctctcttttatcccttcccttacggcgcagttccggtgtccaccgacatatgtgagacaattacagcgccatttcctttcttcaaaaatcaattttccttttcatttcttccagtccTTCTATTAGAGGGTGGGACCGAACCCTCCTGGTTCCGGGGACATGGCGTCGACAGAGACGAGTTACCAGTACAGGATGACCGGGTTCGGCGACTTCCTCGAGTGGCGGACCGTTCGCTTTGTCGAGCCCCTCCCCAAGATTCGTGTCTGCCGCCTGTGCGGCGTCGTGGCCTCCGCAGTGCGCCTGCTCCCTTGCACCCACGTGCTGTGCGAGGCCTGCGAGAGCCAGGCTATCGACGCAGGCGGCCAGTGCCCCATAGAGGGCGCCAGCTTCCTCGGCGAAGACGTCCAGACGCTGCCATTCGCTATGCGGGACCTGGGCGAGCGGCAGCTGCGCTGTTTCAACTGCACGGACGACAACGTGGGCTGCACGTTCACCGGCAAGCTGACAGAACTCGAGCAGCACTTCGTCGTGGACTGCTTGTACGGCTGGGTGCTGTGCTCCAAGTGCGAGGGACAAGTCATCCGCAAGAATATCCTGAAGCATTACCAGAAGTGCAAAGGCATCGGTCTGGGGTACGTTCACGCGGAATTGTCAGTGACACCTCAGACGCCTCATTATAATTGGCGCCATAAGTGAACGTTAGCGGTTTTGTTAAGGTCCTTGAAGACCTCGAAGTAACGAATGCCTTCACCTGCCCCCTCCCCCACGTGCAGAAAAAAGACACTCCTTCTTCATGTGTCCTCTAAATGGGGATAGGGAACGCAAAGTTTCCTGGCCAGCAGCCGaggatacactctaaacagaaaggagtaagaagggagtaagctctcctctaatGAACTTCCTTTTACAaaaggagtgctctagaggacagcttactcccttttttactcccatacaggcgtattcgagtttagagtGTACGTCAGCAAAGGCGTCAGCCAACCACCAACAGTCCTTGCTTGTGAACATGCTTTGTAAGTCTGGACCTAAGCCAGGAGACGTTGGCTCCAGTCTCAAAAAACGGTGCGCAGTATTAGCGAAGCGAATCGCGCTTACAAATTACATTCCTCCGCCTCTTGACAGTTGAGTTGAGGTTGTCGTGCATAAGCtactggtgggattagccttgcgaTTATTCCTTCGCTAACTGCTCCACTGCGGCGACTCTTTGACGTTAACTAGGATCAGAAATTTGAATCATACATTTTTGACCCTGCAGATTCACGTCGCCATGCACGCAACCCCCCACAATAGTCATAAACTGCTTCAGTCACGATCTGGAGTCCAGACTAGAGTCCCGAAGGAGTTTTAGAAAGCGGGGAGCCTCCTTGCTATGTTACTGGCTATTCGCTCATGCAAtaaggtttttttgtttttgtttgtatgtttttttttaattcatcgCTGTCTCTACATGTCGAGTAGCGTTGATCGTCGCTACCTGGCTTATCACCAGGTTGCGTCCACTTTGCGAGGAAGGTCTTTCTGCTTGATGTTATATCCAGGTAACTATTATTCCCACAAGTTTATTAATCTCGGTCGTCTCTTCACCTGAGTCTCCGCCGCCACAGGCTAGATTTCCTTTTCCACTGAGTCCACCCTGTTAGCCTAGCAGGTCGTCGGCTATCTACTCTGCCATGTTAACAAGTACATCGCAGTAAAACAGACACCAAAGGAGGACACAGTCCCACAGCGCTATGCCTGTATCACTTTGTGCCTGCTACGCTGCATGCTTTGAGCTTGTCAAACAAATTCGCCCATACGTCAGAACCTTTTGCAAAAGAGTTGAAATCTAGGCCTTTTTTCTTCTGTTAATGCTACCCTCATCATTACAATCACCCAGATAGTCTTATCTAAAATGTATTATTCAATTCATGGAATAatgatgcagctggcaaaggacagggttaattggagagacatgggagaggcctttgtcctgcagtgggtgtagtcatgctgatgatgatgaataatgATGACTATTATTTTGAAATGTCCCTTGCAACAACCAGTTCTGGATACAAGTCGTTCGACGGAAAAGTGAGCTTCGACATGACGGAAGCCAGCCGCCTCGCAGCGGCACTCAGGGAGATCCGGGAGGGTCTCAAGGGAGCCCTGCTCAGCGACCCGACGGGAGACGCCAAGATCGCCGCGCTTCAACACAAGGCCAACGCGTTGGTCAGCTTCCTCGACGCACTGGACCCGCAACGGTCCCCGACGGACACGTTGCTGCATCGCATCAACTGGTCCAGCAAAGAGTCAGGTTTGTCCTAAAACCGGCACGCAATGAGAGTTTATGCGTGTCGCGCTTGGTTGGAAAACCTGAAGTCCAGTATCTAGGTGTCGTTTTAGCGCATTTTGTACAAGTTTGGTTTATGTTTTGTagagtttaacgccccaaagcgattcTGGCTATTAGGGTTCGCCATAGGGGAAGGCgccgtataatttcgaccactgcaCTGACACCTGCaccggacatcgcacagtacacgggcctctagcatttcgcctctatcgaattcgaccgccgtggccggaacccgcatctttcgcgtcagcagctggGCACCATaaactgagccgccgcggcggcacaTTTTTTTAGAAGTCTTGACGAAGGTTTTACACTCTCCTAACCGAGCCTCCTCGAGATATCGAGATCAGGGCCATCGACAAGGATGACGTCGTCACATCGCTAAGTCATATGACCAGCTGTCATCGGCCACAGGGCCGATTAGCCCTTTGCACATGACAACCTCCTTAAAACTCGTACAGACGCCCACgagtttattctttttttaattcgAACACGTGCCAAGAGACAGAAGTTGCGGCTGGTAGTGTACGAGACATAGTCGTCTAGGCTATCTTCGTGCAGAAACATGCTATAGGCTCCTACGTTTGTCCGTAAGCCAGCTGGGGTGGTCTTCCTCCCTTGTGGCCGTTCGGTCCCGCTTCCTGCAATTTTCGTGTCGAAACAGTGAAATCACGAGATTAGTAGCTTTAGCAGCCTAAGCGTGGAACCACGGACTGAAGGGTACGGTCTGCGCTTCTTCGTGGTGCGTGCCTACTGCACCACTTAGTTCCAGGCCGtgcctccaggtggcgatggcacTAAGGTCCTTCATGGCTtcctagctaaaaaaaaaagattgtgcgCACCTGTACATGACCGCCCTTAAAAGGTGGCGCTCAACCTCTCGTCACATAACGCGAAAGtctctataataataataataatagtagtttatttccatcaccatgcagtgttggaggggacggggataaaagcggttaacgcttgacaaggtccccacccccgtacagcaagtgggcagtggcatgcgacggcacttcactgaaaaaaaataaacaatcaCCAATGTTTGTAGAAAATCAATAAGGGTtaaagcaataacaataaaagcaacaaaaaaagaaacaaagagcgcTGTCATAAAGATTGTAagaagagcgaaaaaaaatgttgaaagtaTGAATACTAGGATAATGTGGCTTCAAAAATAAAGTAGTCGAGGAGGTCGGAGCTGCTAATGTTTTCTATATCAATATTTGCAGCGATTAATCTATTCAGAAGTGAGGGAAGTTGAAATGTTACCATTTggcgtccatagtttgttctcactACAGGTACTACACAGTGTTTGACACACTCTATGTATGCTGTTCCGTAAAAGAGCGTTT
This portion of the Amblyomma americanum isolate KBUSLIRL-KWMA chromosome 10, ASM5285725v1, whole genome shotgun sequence genome encodes:
- the LOC144106659 gene encoding uncharacterized protein LOC144106659, giving the protein MASTETSYQYRMTGFGDFLEWRTVRFVEPLPKIRVCRLCGVVASAVRLLPCTHVLCEACESQAIDAGGQCPIEGASFLGEDVQTLPFAMRDLGERQLRCFNCTDDNVGCTFTGKLTELEQHFVVDCLYGWVLCSKCEGQVIRKNILKHYQKCKGIGLGSGYKSFDGKVSFDMTEASRLAAALREIREGLKGALLSDPTGDAKIAALQHKANALVSFLDALDPQRSPTDTLLHRINWSSKESGMATICKFQGVDSMRKAHEPLLTLEQPRVLQGYTFTLSCKFERSWSKIANVSLVFTLCVGDKDDVVDWPFAKQLKLKITHVKKDANDILAPIKATPDPELDCFKRPEPDVPQNAVLTEKVSWKLIEKNDLVYNDCLFVAVAFE